A genomic window from Sphingobacterium sp. BN32 includes:
- a CDS encoding arginine decarboxylase, translating into MQSYQEFLDLSVGFPQDGFDIIDDELYFHDLNLMEMIETYGTPLRFTYLPIISKKIQQAKILFQTAMLKYNYRGTYKYCYCTKSSHFKHIVEEALKNDIHLETSSAFDMPMIDALERQGKVTKDITVICNGFKTFQYKQYIVDMLHDGFHNIIPVLDNKEEFNMYDDEIELSEPCNLGIRIAAEEQPDSQFYTSRLGIRMEDVIDFYNSKISENPNFRVKLLHFFINSGISDTPYYWNELEKYVTLYCKFKKINPELDTLDIGGGMPFKDSLVHDFDYEYMVNEIVNRIKQICAHHEVVEPDIITEFGKYTVAEASGILYKVLGRKQQNDREKWLMLDGSFITNLPDVWALNQKYILLPINNWDSEYERVNLGGITCDGQDYYNQEAHMNSVFMPKTRKVQYLGFFHTGAYQEVLSGYGGIHHCLLPSPKHVLVRRNRDETFNYEVFGEEQNSKQVMKLLGYQ; encoded by the coding sequence TCGATGACGAATTGTACTTCCACGATTTGAATTTGATGGAAATGATAGAAACGTACGGTACGCCGCTACGTTTTACTTATCTCCCGATTATTAGCAAAAAGATACAACAGGCCAAGATATTGTTTCAAACAGCGATGTTGAAATACAACTATCGCGGTACCTATAAGTATTGTTATTGCACCAAGTCATCCCACTTCAAACATATTGTTGAAGAAGCCCTAAAAAACGATATTCACTTAGAAACATCGTCGGCCTTCGACATGCCTATGATTGACGCTTTGGAGCGACAAGGTAAAGTAACCAAGGACATTACAGTAATCTGTAACGGCTTTAAAACATTCCAATACAAGCAATATATCGTCGATATGTTACATGATGGATTCCACAATATTATCCCCGTTTTGGATAATAAAGAAGAGTTCAATATGTACGATGATGAGATCGAATTATCCGAGCCTTGTAACTTAGGAATTCGTATCGCTGCAGAGGAACAACCTGACTCGCAATTCTATACTTCCCGTTTAGGAATCCGTATGGAAGACGTCATTGATTTCTACAACAGCAAGATCTCTGAAAACCCGAATTTTAGAGTGAAATTACTTCACTTCTTCATCAATTCAGGTATCTCGGACACACCATATTACTGGAATGAGCTTGAAAAGTATGTTACATTGTACTGTAAATTCAAAAAAATCAATCCAGAATTAGACACCTTAGATATTGGTGGCGGTATGCCTTTTAAAGACTCGCTAGTACACGACTTCGATTACGAGTACATGGTGAATGAAATCGTGAACCGTATCAAGCAAATCTGTGCACACCACGAAGTCGTAGAACCAGATATCATTACCGAGTTTGGTAAATATACCGTGGCTGAAGCTTCTGGAATCTTGTATAAAGTACTTGGCCGTAAACAACAGAACGACCGTGAAAAATGGTTAATGCTAGACGGTTCTTTCATCACGAACCTTCCAGACGTTTGGGCATTGAATCAGAAATATATCCTGTTGCCAATAAACAATTGGGATTCGGAATACGAGCGCGTGAACCTTGGTGGTATTACCTGCGATGGTCAAGACTATTACAACCAGGAAGCTCACATGAACTCAGTATTTATGCCGAAAACAAGAAAAGTGCAATACCTAGGATTCTTCCACACCGGAGCCTACCAAGAAGTATTGAGCGGATACGGCGGTATTCACCACTGTCTGCTTCCTTCACCTAAACACGTTTTAGTACGCAGAAATCGCGACGAAACATTTAACTATGAAGTATTTGGCGAGGAACAAAACTCGAAACAAGTCATGAAGTTATTAGGATATCAATAA
- a CDS encoding MBL fold metallo-hydrolase, whose product MKKILKYMLYILLTLVIVVVLLIFLLGRSDNIGALASGERLQRMESLKTFKEGVFDNIEFTPAIKEGVSQMTMLRKFFFAKDKRNVPSTPLPVIQTDLKNIPLDQDVYVWFGHSSYFLQIDGKRILVDPVFSKHASPVPFGVKAFDMTYTYTIEHMPDVDVLVITHDHFDHLDYATLKKYQGRAKEIITSIGVGAHLEKWGYPTEKIHELYWGESETIDSLTFTANVARHFSGRWFKRNTSLWSSFVLKTSKYNIFIGGDSGYGKHFKEIGDQYGPFDFTIIENGQYNDMWHYIHLMPEEAVTAAKELQTKTLIPVHNSKFPLANHAWDEPMIRISAEAKKQNQELITPQMGQVIYLDKPNETRPWWEEVK is encoded by the coding sequence ATGAAAAAGATACTTAAATACATGCTGTACATACTTTTAACCCTTGTTATTGTGGTTGTTTTACTGATCTTTCTACTGGGCAGATCAGACAATATCGGCGCATTAGCCTCCGGCGAGCGTCTGCAACGCATGGAATCGCTAAAGACCTTTAAAGAAGGGGTATTCGATAATATCGAATTTACCCCTGCAATCAAAGAGGGCGTATCGCAAATGACTATGCTTCGCAAATTCTTCTTTGCCAAAGACAAGCGCAATGTTCCTTCGACTCCTTTGCCGGTTATTCAAACCGATTTGAAAAATATCCCATTAGACCAGGATGTGTATGTTTGGTTTGGGCATTCCTCCTACTTCCTTCAGATCGACGGAAAACGTATCCTCGTAGACCCCGTTTTTAGCAAACATGCATCCCCGGTACCGTTTGGTGTAAAAGCATTTGACATGACGTACACCTATACAATCGAGCATATGCCGGATGTAGATGTGTTGGTGATCACTCATGATCACTTTGACCATTTAGATTATGCGACATTGAAGAAATATCAAGGCAGAGCCAAGGAGATCATCACAAGTATTGGCGTTGGAGCGCACCTGGAAAAATGGGGATATCCGACCGAAAAAATACACGAGCTTTATTGGGGGGAATCCGAAACAATAGACTCACTCACTTTTACCGCCAATGTTGCCCGACACTTCTCGGGGAGATGGTTCAAACGCAATACCAGCTTATGGTCTTCCTTCGTGTTGAAAACATCAAAATACAATATCTTTATTGGCGGAGATAGCGGTTATGGGAAACATTTTAAGGAGATTGGTGATCAGTATGGTCCCTTTGATTTTACGATTATTGAAAACGGGCAATACAATGATATGTGGCACTATATCCACCTCATGCCGGAAGAAGCGGTAACTGCAGCGAAAGAATTGCAAACAAAAACTTTAATCCCTGTTCATAATTCTAAATTCCCGCTGGCTAATCATGCTTGGGACGAGCCTATGATCAGAATATCGGCAGAGGCAAAGAAACAGAATCAAGAATTGATCACCCCACAGATGGGACAAGTGATCTACCTCGATAAACCCAATGAAACTCGTCCTTGGTGGGAAGAGGTGAAGTAG
- a CDS encoding M3 family metallopeptidase: protein MNMLKTPFNTPHDTAPFSSINQADFIPAFDEAIAETREEIDRLVSNTEPASFENTIAALAFSGMRLDRISNIFFNLHSAETNDELDKIAQDVAPKLSKLSNDITLNVDLFNRIKAVYEQKDSLNLNTEQLMLLEKNYKDFVRNGALLAEDKKQQLRDIDAELSVLKLKFGEHVLADTNAYQMHLLDPAELAGLPEGAIEAAQELAKEQGIEGWIITLDYPSYIPFMTYAENRARREELAIAAGKKAFQDNENNNEAIVLRIVNLRHQRANLLGYPSHAHFVLEERMAKDPETVKAFLNDLLAKGKPAAEKEFAELSAFAKEIDGLEQLQKWDGAYYSEKLKQLKFNLDDEKLKPYFKLENVMQGAFDIANKLYGINFKEVGTIDKYHRDVQTFEVRDNNGGLVAIFYADFFPRKGKRNGAWMTSFKPQYIKDGENERPHVSIVCNFTKPTATKPSLLTFNEVTTLFHEFGHALHGMLANTTYPTLSGTSVYWDFVELPSQVMENWCYEEEALALFAKHYESGASLPMEYVEKIKESAAFLEGLATVRQLSFGLLDMAWHGQDPSGIQKVKDFELAAFADTTIYPDVPDNAMSPSFSHIFNGGYSSGYYSYKWAEVLDADAFEYFKEEGIFNQEVANKFKDNILSKGGTVHPMELYKAFRGKEPSVDPLLKRAGLIA, encoded by the coding sequence ATGAACATGCTAAAAACACCATTTAATACCCCTCACGATACAGCTCCGTTTTCTTCCATTAATCAAGCAGATTTTATACCTGCTTTCGATGAGGCTATTGCCGAAACGAGAGAAGAAATCGATCGCTTGGTATCGAATACTGAACCGGCAAGCTTCGAAAACACGATCGCTGCATTAGCATTCTCCGGAATGCGCTTGGATCGTATTTCCAATATATTTTTCAATTTACACTCCGCGGAGACCAACGATGAACTAGACAAGATTGCGCAGGATGTCGCTCCGAAGCTATCTAAGCTTAGCAACGATATCACTTTGAACGTCGACCTGTTCAATCGAATAAAGGCCGTCTACGAGCAGAAGGATAGTCTGAATCTAAATACAGAGCAACTGATGCTGCTGGAGAAGAACTATAAAGATTTTGTTCGCAACGGTGCATTATTAGCTGAAGATAAAAAACAGCAATTGCGAGATATTGATGCCGAGCTATCTGTATTGAAGTTAAAATTCGGCGAACATGTTTTGGCCGACACCAATGCCTATCAAATGCACTTGTTGGATCCAGCGGAACTTGCTGGCTTACCTGAAGGTGCTATTGAGGCAGCGCAGGAATTGGCGAAAGAGCAAGGAATAGAAGGTTGGATCATCACCCTGGATTACCCGAGCTACATTCCATTTATGACCTATGCCGAGAATAGAGCAAGACGCGAAGAACTCGCCATCGCAGCCGGCAAGAAGGCCTTCCAAGACAACGAGAATAATAACGAGGCTATCGTCTTGAGGATTGTAAACCTAAGACACCAGCGAGCCAATTTATTGGGCTACCCTAGCCACGCGCATTTTGTGTTGGAAGAGCGCATGGCGAAAGACCCTGAAACTGTCAAAGCATTCCTAAATGATCTTTTGGCAAAAGGAAAACCTGCCGCAGAAAAAGAATTTGCGGAACTCTCAGCATTTGCCAAAGAGATCGATGGATTGGAGCAATTGCAGAAATGGGACGGTGCATATTATAGCGAGAAATTAAAGCAGCTGAAGTTTAATTTAGATGATGAAAAGCTCAAGCCTTATTTCAAATTAGAAAATGTGATGCAGGGAGCCTTTGATATTGCAAATAAGCTTTACGGCATCAACTTTAAAGAGGTTGGCACGATAGATAAATATCATCGCGATGTACAGACTTTTGAGGTTAGAGATAACAACGGTGGATTAGTCGCTATATTCTATGCAGATTTCTTCCCTAGAAAAGGAAAACGCAACGGCGCATGGATGACTTCTTTCAAGCCGCAGTATATCAAAGATGGAGAAAACGAAAGACCACATGTGTCGATCGTATGCAACTTCACCAAACCTACGGCTACCAAACCATCGTTATTAACGTTCAACGAGGTGACTACATTGTTTCATGAGTTTGGACATGCCCTGCACGGCATGCTTGCAAATACCACCTATCCTACCCTATCCGGAACTTCCGTCTATTGGGATTTCGTCGAGTTGCCAAGTCAGGTGATGGAAAACTGGTGCTATGAAGAAGAAGCATTGGCACTTTTTGCTAAACACTATGAAAGTGGCGCTTCCCTTCCGATGGAATACGTAGAGAAAATCAAAGAAAGCGCAGCATTCTTGGAAGGCTTAGCAACGGTAAGACAATTGAGCTTCGGGCTATTGGATATGGCTTGGCATGGTCAGGATCCCAGCGGCATCCAAAAGGTAAAAGATTTTGAGCTTGCTGCTTTTGCCGATACAACGATCTATCCAGACGTACCAGACAATGCGATGAGCCCATCCTTCTCCCATATTTTTAATGGTGGATATTCATCCGGATATTATAGCTATAAATGGGCAGAGGTATTAGACGCCGATGCTTTCGAATATTTCAAAGAAGAGGGAATCTTCAATCAGGAAGTTGCGAATAAATTTAAAGATAATATTTTATCTAAGGGCGGAACAGTTCATCCGATGGAATTGTACAAAGCATTCCGAGGTAAAGAACCATCCGTAGATCCTTTATTGAAACGCGCTGGATTAATCGCTTAA
- a CDS encoding AraC family transcriptional regulator: MVCPRCEMAVEQILQRLNLPYQEVRIGEIHTSRDYQEAELNQLDGELQAIGFEILKDRKEQLVEDIKIALLTLVNSEEANVIKTSQFLMDRFHMDYAYLSNTFSEIQGESIEKYLIHLRIEKVKELLHYDLPLSEIAFKLQYSSVAHLSTQFKKITGKTPSEFKRLLEERHRS; encoded by the coding sequence ATGGTTTGTCCGCGTTGCGAAATGGCCGTCGAACAAATATTGCAAAGGCTAAACCTGCCCTATCAAGAGGTGCGTATCGGCGAGATACATACATCGCGCGATTATCAGGAAGCAGAACTAAATCAGCTCGACGGTGAACTGCAAGCTATTGGATTTGAAATCTTAAAGGACAGGAAAGAGCAACTGGTTGAAGATATAAAAATAGCCCTCTTAACCTTGGTAAATAGCGAAGAAGCCAATGTAATCAAGACCTCACAGTTCTTGATGGATCGTTTCCATATGGACTACGCTTATCTCAGCAATACCTTTTCCGAAATACAAGGCGAGAGTATTGAAAAATATTTGATCCATCTTAGGATTGAGAAAGTGAAAGAGCTTTTGCATTATGATCTGCCGTTATCAGAGATTGCTTTCAAGCTTCAATACAGTAGCGTAGCGCATTTGAGCACACAATTCAAAAAGATTACGGGCAAAACGCCATCAGAATTTAAGAGGTTATTGGAGGAAAGACATAGAAGTTAA
- a CDS encoding tetratricopeptide repeat protein, whose amino-acid sequence MNINKINTQMKSLKIGLATVALALSTVAVQAQEKQHSDPNVRAGEKALLDGDFKTAAAQFEKALPTSGTDPDVVYLLGYSQFQNGDYKKSIGSFNKVIGLDAKNVHAYYYKAKANNNIAVNRELKLKESEREALLKSAIADYTKAIAINANDAKLYQNRAIAYRDLGILTGTKSSANYNKATATDAYNKAVTDYEKVLSYDASRKDIQTEVKKAKVYRDNLK is encoded by the coding sequence ATGAATATTAATAAAATCAATACACAGATGAAGTCTTTAAAAATTGGATTAGCCACAGTAGCATTAGCACTTAGTACAGTAGCTGTACAAGCACAGGAGAAGCAACATAGTGACCCAAATGTTCGTGCGGGGGAGAAAGCACTATTGGATGGAGATTTTAAAACTGCTGCAGCGCAATTTGAAAAAGCACTTCCAACTTCCGGAACAGATCCTGATGTAGTGTATTTATTGGGTTATTCGCAGTTCCAAAACGGCGACTACAAGAAATCTATCGGTTCTTTCAATAAAGTAATCGGTTTAGACGCTAAAAATGTACATGCTTATTACTACAAAGCAAAAGCGAACAACAACATCGCTGTAAACCGCGAGTTAAAATTGAAAGAGTCGGAGCGCGAAGCATTATTGAAATCTGCTATTGCTGACTATACAAAAGCAATCGCGATCAATGCAAATGATGCGAAATTATATCAAAACCGTGCGATCGCTTACCGTGACTTAGGAATTTTAACAGGTACTAAATCGTCAGCGAATTACAACAAAGCTACTGCTACAGATGCATACAACAAAGCAGTGACAGATTACGAAAAAGTATTGAGCTATGACGCTTCTCGTAAGGATATCCAAACGGAAGTTAAAAAAGCGAAAGTTTATCGTGATAACTTGAAATAA
- the lon gene encoding endopeptidase La: protein MSKFNAFNFDQTLPIINEETEFFPLLTQQDEEEMRNAEIPEVLPILPLRNTVLFPGVVIPITVGRDKSIKLIKDAYKGDRAIGVVSQKDMIVEDPTFEQLHKVGTVAHIIKILQMPDGNTTVIIQGKQRFRLLELVQSEPYMTAKVEKFPEDKPKTNTKEFKALIASVKELALQIIQLSPNLPSEAGIAIKNIESPTFLVNFIASNLSLELEDKQDLLENKDFVKRAKQLLEHLTTEIQMLELKNQIQNKVRVDLDKQQRDYFLSQQLKTIQEELGGSTPDLELEELKKRGKNKKWPEDVAKHFAKELEKLARINPAAADYSVQLNYLELLLDLPWAEYTKDNFDLKRAERILDKDHYGLEKVKQRIIEYLAVLKLKNDMKAPILCLVGPPGVGKTSLGKSIARALGRKYTRMALGGVRDEAEIRGHRKTYIGAMPGRIIQSLKKAGASNPVFVLDEIDKIGSDFKGDPSSALLEVLDPEQNTNFYDHYVEMEYDLSKVMFIATANSLNGIQPALLDRMEIIEVNGYTIEEKIEIAKKHLLPKQREMHGIQAKDINLKPKMIEKIIEEYTRESGVRGLEKKIGSIVRGVATRIVMEKEYNPILSASDIEEILGAPIFDKDLYENNDIAGVVTGLAWTSVGGDILFIESSLSPGKGKLSLTGNLGDVMKESAAIAMAYLRSHAEEFGIDYAVFDQWDVNIHVPAGATPKDGPSAGITMLTALASLFTQRKVKEKLAMTGEITLRGKVLPVGGIKEKILAAKRANIKEIILCKSNQKDIQEIKEDYVKDLKFHYVTDMKEVVKLALLDTKVKNAKKLLREEAK from the coding sequence ATGAGTAAATTCAACGCATTCAACTTTGACCAAACATTACCCATCATTAACGAGGAAACGGAATTCTTCCCGCTGTTAACTCAACAGGATGAGGAGGAAATGCGCAATGCCGAAATACCCGAGGTATTGCCAATTCTGCCCCTGCGCAACACCGTATTGTTTCCGGGCGTTGTGATCCCTATCACGGTGGGTAGAGATAAATCGATCAAGTTGATCAAAGATGCCTATAAAGGAGATCGCGCCATTGGTGTTGTCTCTCAAAAAGATATGATTGTGGAAGACCCGACCTTTGAGCAGTTGCACAAAGTCGGCACAGTCGCACATATCATCAAAATTCTCCAAATGCCTGATGGTAATACAACAGTTATTATCCAAGGCAAACAACGCTTCCGTTTACTAGAACTGGTGCAGTCTGAACCGTATATGACGGCCAAGGTGGAGAAGTTTCCGGAGGATAAGCCTAAAACCAATACGAAGGAATTTAAGGCGCTTATTGCTTCGGTAAAAGAACTTGCATTACAGATTATTCAACTATCACCAAACCTTCCAAGTGAGGCTGGTATTGCGATTAAGAATATTGAGAGTCCGACTTTCTTAGTGAATTTTATTGCTTCGAATCTTTCTTTAGAATTAGAGGACAAGCAAGACTTACTAGAAAATAAAGACTTCGTTAAACGTGCGAAGCAACTTTTGGAGCACTTGACTACCGAGATCCAAATGCTGGAATTGAAGAATCAGATCCAGAATAAGGTTCGTGTGGATCTAGATAAACAACAACGCGATTACTTCTTAAGCCAACAATTGAAGACTATCCAAGAAGAATTGGGCGGTAGTACTCCTGATTTAGAACTGGAAGAACTAAAGAAACGAGGAAAAAACAAGAAGTGGCCGGAGGATGTTGCCAAGCATTTTGCAAAGGAATTGGAAAAGCTTGCGCGTATTAATCCTGCAGCAGCAGATTACTCTGTGCAGTTGAACTATCTGGAATTATTACTTGACCTTCCATGGGCAGAATACACAAAAGATAACTTTGACTTAAAGCGCGCAGAAAGAATATTAGACAAAGATCACTACGGTTTAGAGAAGGTAAAACAGCGTATCATTGAGTACTTAGCGGTTTTAAAGCTAAAGAACGATATGAAGGCTCCTATTCTATGCCTTGTAGGGCCTCCGGGGGTTGGTAAGACATCCTTAGGAAAGTCTATCGCAAGAGCCTTAGGAAGAAAATACACGCGTATGGCATTGGGTGGTGTGAGGGATGAAGCGGAGATTCGCGGACACCGTAAAACCTATATTGGTGCTATGCCGGGGCGCATTATTCAGTCTTTGAAAAAGGCCGGTGCGTCCAATCCGGTATTTGTGTTGGACGAAATCGATAAGATTGGTTCCGACTTCAAAGGCGATCCTTCATCAGCATTATTGGAGGTCTTAGATCCAGAACAAAACACCAACTTCTATGATCACTATGTGGAGATGGAGTACGATTTATCGAAGGTGATGTTTATCGCTACAGCGAACTCGCTGAACGGTATACAGCCGGCTTTATTAGACCGTATGGAGATTATTGAAGTCAATGGATATACGATTGAGGAAAAGATTGAAATTGCTAAGAAGCACTTATTGCCGAAGCAGCGCGAAATGCACGGTATACAAGCTAAAGACATCAACTTAAAACCGAAGATGATTGAGAAGATCATCGAAGAATATACGAGAGAGTCTGGCGTACGTGGACTAGAGAAGAAAATCGGATCCATCGTTCGTGGTGTTGCGACGCGCATTGTGATGGAAAAAGAATACAATCCGATTCTTTCGGCTTCTGATATCGAAGAGATCTTAGGCGCTCCTATCTTTGATAAGGACCTCTATGAGAATAACGATATCGCAGGTGTGGTTACGGGTCTAGCATGGACTTCTGTTGGTGGTGATATCCTATTCATCGAGTCGAGCTTAAGTCCTGGAAAAGGTAAGTTAAGCCTTACAGGTAACTTAGGTGATGTGATGAAAGAATCTGCAGCGATTGCGATGGCGTATTTGCGCTCGCATGCGGAAGAATTCGGTATTGACTATGCGGTATTCGACCAATGGGATGTCAATATCCACGTTCCGGCAGGTGCTACCCCAAAAGATGGCCCTTCTGCAGGTATTACCATGCTAACAGCCTTAGCATCCCTGTTTACCCAACGCAAAGTGAAAGAAAAACTAGCGATGACTGGCGAGATTACGCTACGTGGCAAGGTACTTCCGGTAGGTGGAATCAAAGAAAAGATCCTGGCTGCCAAACGTGCGAACATCAAGGAAATCATCCTTTGCAAGAGCAATCAAAAAGATATACAGGAGATCAAAGAAGACTACGTAAAAGACTTGAAATTCCATTATGTAACCGACATGAAGGAAGTCGTTAAACTAGCCTTGTTAGATACTAAAGTCAAGAACGCGAAGAAGCTATTGCGCGAAGAAGCAAAATAA
- a CDS encoding aromatic acid exporter family protein: MRAATVTKQIVRKLVTSPLLIYVIRCLLGFSIGYLLYNRYREFEIFWALLSIILVISPEEKDSKRLSIERFKSNFIGSSVAMICVWILPESVYSIGAGIVLTIICCRVFNIMNMARVAIVALLIIMIEPHHTQIAYTPIYRAVSTGVGCIIGLAIVIITSGIKHYLMEKYLDDWTAPNSGN; the protein is encoded by the coding sequence ATGAGAGCAGCAACTGTTACAAAGCAAATCGTTCGAAAACTAGTAACATCCCCATTATTAATTTATGTCATCCGGTGTCTACTTGGATTCTCCATTGGCTATTTATTGTATAATCGCTATCGTGAATTTGAGATCTTTTGGGCACTGCTCTCAATTATTCTGGTCATCTCGCCTGAAGAAAAAGACTCCAAAAGACTTTCCATCGAACGGTTCAAATCCAATTTCATAGGCTCCAGCGTAGCCATGATCTGCGTTTGGATACTTCCCGAATCCGTGTACTCTATCGGCGCAGGGATTGTCCTAACCATTATCTGCTGCCGGGTATTCAATATTATGAATATGGCGCGCGTTGCGATTGTTGCATTGCTCATCATCATGATTGAACCGCATCATACGCAAATCGCCTACACGCCTATCTATCGTGCCGTTTCTACCGGGGTCGGATGTATCATTGGTCTTGCTATCGTTATTATCACCTCAGGCATAAAGCATTACCTTATGGAGAAGTACTTAGACGATTGGACTGCTCCTAATTCGGGAAATTAG
- the rnhA gene encoding ribonuclease HI: MIELYTDGASSGNPGPGGYGTILRTIYTGSNPEYQGKLIEKEFSGGFRKTTNNRMELLAVIIGLEALKSINQQVTIFSDSKYVIDAIDKKWVYGWIQKGFQGKKNKDLWMRLMSLYKLHKVKLVWVKGHAGHPLNERCDQLAVKASKDKANWKIDSVFEVEMQKGMDI; encoded by the coding sequence ATGATTGAACTTTATACCGACGGTGCTTCAAGTGGAAATCCTGGTCCTGGTGGCTATGGAACCATCTTACGAACGATCTATACAGGGTCAAATCCTGAATATCAAGGCAAGCTTATTGAGAAAGAGTTCTCGGGAGGCTTTCGCAAGACCACGAATAACCGCATGGAATTACTCGCTGTGATCATTGGTTTAGAAGCTTTGAAAAGCATCAATCAGCAGGTCACTATCTTTTCCGACTCCAAATATGTCATCGATGCAATCGATAAGAAATGGGTTTACGGCTGGATTCAAAAAGGATTTCAGGGTAAAAAGAATAAGGATCTATGGATGCGATTAATGTCTTTATACAAACTCCATAAAGTGAAGTTGGTATGGGTCAAAGGCCATGCTGGGCATCCCCTGAACGAGCGCTGCGATCAACTAGCGGTAAAAGCATCGAAAGACAAAGCCAACTGGAAGATTGACTCCGTATTTGAAGTGGAGATGCAAAAAGGAATGGACATCTAA
- a CDS encoding NAD(P)H-hydrate dehydratase, with product MKILNPSQLKQVDEQTIANQAINSWDLMQRASATVVASLLDDFSELLEKRVYILCGKGNNGGDGLAIAGLLDALGATVEVYLIDAEQYSVDNAKNQENLGHERIRMFNLEDILAFEKDAIILDCLFGYGLNRALSSEWRGIIDQINAARAVRISVDMPSGLSCETHITVDSPIIRADRVYTFQVPKLNLLLPEYGEFVKSFSILDIGLDTEAMEGQETNMHYLTAKSAKSLVPIRSKFSHKGTFGHALLIGGSYGKMGAMLLASKAALRTGCGLVSVGIPNCGTSIVQTAFPEAMVFADAAELSLRDFNFPTDLTAIGMGVGMGTDELTVRGFAIYLQSLPEDARLVLDADALNILAQQESLLQALPAETILSPHPKELSRLIGTWDNDYEKLSKAKIFASEHQVFLIIKGANSVLVCPDGSLYFNSTGNPGMATGGSGDVLTGILTSLRAQEMSAKDAAILGMYLHGLAGDIASRDTGEASLIASDIINNLANAFQDLMDS from the coding sequence ATGAAAATTCTAAATCCTTCTCAATTAAAACAGGTCGACGAGCAAACCATAGCGAATCAAGCAATAAATTCTTGGGATCTGATGCAACGTGCATCGGCCACCGTTGTGGCGTCGCTTTTAGATGATTTTTCGGAGCTGCTCGAGAAGCGTGTTTATATCCTCTGTGGAAAGGGTAATAATGGTGGTGACGGTTTGGCTATCGCCGGCCTATTAGACGCACTAGGTGCAACCGTAGAGGTTTATTTGATAGATGCCGAGCAGTATTCCGTAGATAATGCGAAGAACCAAGAGAACTTAGGTCACGAAAGAATACGTATGTTCAATTTGGAAGATATTCTAGCCTTCGAGAAGGATGCTATTATCCTGGATTGTTTGTTTGGTTATGGACTCAACAGGGCTTTAAGTTCGGAATGGCGAGGGATCATTGATCAGATCAACGCTGCAAGGGCCGTTCGCATTTCGGTAGATATGCCGTCTGGCTTGTCTTGCGAGACGCATATTACTGTGGATAGCCCCATCATAAGGGCGGATAGGGTATATACCTTTCAGGTTCCGAAGCTAAATCTATTGCTTCCGGAATATGGAGAATTCGTGAAATCGTTTAGCATTCTGGATATTGGGTTGGATACTGAGGCTATGGAAGGGCAGGAAACGAACATGCATTATTTGACGGCAAAATCTGCCAAATCGCTTGTGCCTATTCGCTCTAAATTTAGCCATAAAGGCACCTTTGGTCATGCACTATTGATTGGCGGGAGCTATGGAAAGATGGGAGCGATGCTGTTGGCTTCCAAAGCAGCACTAAGAACTGGCTGTGGATTGGTATCCGTTGGGATTCCGAATTGCGGAACGAGCATAGTACAAACTGCCTTTCCCGAAGCAATGGTCTTTGCCGATGCCGCTGAACTATCCTTACGCGATTTCAATTTCCCGACTGATCTTACCGCTATCGGAATGGGTGTAGGGATGGGGACGGATGAGCTAACAGTTCGAGGTTTTGCCATCTATCTGCAGTCATTGCCAGAGGACGCTCGGCTGGTCTTAGATGCTGATGCCTTGAATATTCTGGCACAGCAAGAAAGCCTATTGCAGGCCTTGCCTGCGGAGACTATTTTATCTCCACACCCGAAGGAGCTGAGTCGTTTGATCGGTACGTGGGATAATGATTACGAGAAGCTTTCGAAGGCGAAAATATTTGCTTCCGAGCATCAAGTGTTTCTGATTATTAAAGGTGCGAATTCGGTATTGGTCTGTCCGGATGGAAGCTTATATTTCAATTCTACGGGGAACCCAGGTATGGCGACCGGTGGGAGCGGCGATGTGTTGACAGGGATTTTAACCAGTCTTCGTGCGCAGGAGATGTCGGCAAAAGACGCCGCAATATTGGGGATGTATCTGCATGGTCTCGCTGGAGATATTGCGTCGAGGGATACAGGAGAGGCGAGTCTTATCGCTTCGGATATCATCAACAACCTAGCTAATGCTTTTCAGGACTTGATGGACAGCTAA